In the Euphorbia lathyris chromosome 5, ddEupLath1.1, whole genome shotgun sequence genome, one interval contains:
- the LOC136230655 gene encoding uncharacterized protein — MIRRRILSSLISSSSILNPKIVTKPISTLITPFEPLQSLQCIKPYNYNCNGGFGIVGIRSYSLLSLNDLRDKVPRKQKTRKGRGIGSGKGKTAGRGHKGQKARGTMKFGFEGGQTPLRRRMPKRGFNNPFSLTFQPVGLGKIAKLINEGKIDSHELITMKTLKDTGAIGKQIKDGVRLMGRGADQIKWPIHLEVSRVTVRAKQTVEAAGGTVRRVHYNELGFRALLKPEWFEKKGRLLPKAARPPPKLKDKVDSIGRLPAPTKPIPFYVESASSPA, encoded by the exons ATGATCAGAAGAAGAATACTCTCTTCATTAATATCTTCGAGCTCAATCCTCAATCCCAAAATCGTTACAAAACCCATTTCCACGCTGATTACGCCATTTGAGCCCCTTCAGTCTCTTCAATGCATCAAACCCTACAATTATAACTGTAATGGAGGATTTGGAATTGTGGGTATTAGGAGTTATAGCCTGTTGAGCCTAAATGACTTGAGGGACAAAGTGCCAAGGAAGCAGAAGACTAGGAAAGGTCGTGGAATTGGGTCTGGGAAAGGAAAGACTGCCGGGAGAGGTCATAAGGGCCAGAAAGCTCGAGGGACTATGAAATTTGGCTTCGAAGGTGGCCAGACACCCTTGCGTCGTCGAATGCCAAAAAGAGGGTTTAATAATCCCTTTAGCTTAACTTTTCAG CCAGTGGGGTTGGGAAAGATAGCAAAGCTTATAAATGAAGGGAAGATCGATTCCCATGAATTAATCACAATGAAAACTCTCAAG GATACAGGGGCTATAGGAAAGCAGATAAAAGATGGAGTAAGACTGATGGGGCGTGGTGCTGATCAAATTAAATGGCCTATTCATCTtgag GTATCAAGAGTGACTGTAAGAGCAAAGCAAACAGTTGAAGCTGCTGGCGGAACTGTGAGACGGGTGCATTACAACGAACTGGGTTTCCGTGCATTGCTGAAGCCTGAGTGGTTTGAAAAGAAGGGTAGATTATTACCGAAAGCAGCCAGACCTCCGCCGAAGCTAAAAGATAAGGTTGATAGCATCGGACGCTTGCCTGCCCCTACAAAACCTATTCCATTTTACGTGGAATCTGCGTCTTCTCCTGCCTAG